Genomic DNA from Actinomycetota bacterium:
TGGGCGGACAGGGAGTCCTCGCCCCCGAAGTAGCGGGCGCAGGCTTTGGTGGCGAACAGGCAGGTGCCGGGCCGCAGGATCTCGATGAAAGGCGTGAAGCCGTCCAGGGCCCCCAGGATCTTCTCGAACTCCCGGGCCTCCCGCGCCGGGTCCGGCTTGACGGTGAGCAGCGTGGGGCAGCGGCTCTCGGCCTCCCGGCGCCTAAGGCCCACCGTGACCCCTGCGGTAGCGGCGCTGGGCGTCCCCACCGTCACCCGGTTGGCTTCGATGACCACCGCCGGCGTGCTCCGGGCGACCCCGGCCGCCAGCAGCGGCCACCACGGGCAGCCGAGGACCAGGACCCGCTGGCTTTCCACCATGGGTTAGCCCGACCGAAGGGCGGGAACCGGGAACGGTCCGATCCGCTCGGCGCCGGGCACAAAAGGCCGCTCCGAAGCGGTCCCGGAAAGGAGGTCGGGCGCCCCGGTGGCCGGCGGCCCGGCGGGGGCAATCGGCAGGACGTTGTCCGGCTGCTCCACCCTCACCCGGCCCTCACCGTCGGGCAGCCACAGGGCGGTCCGGTAGGGCATAGGGGAGCGCCGGCCCCCGGTCTCGACCTCCAGCCGCCGGGCGGTCAGCCGCCCGTGGCCGGCCCCCAGCCCCTCCCAGTGGGAGCCGGAGACGGTGAGCCGGACGTCGGCCGCCTCGTTCCATGGACTGCGTATCCCGGTGGCAACCGGGATCAGCACCGACTTCCGGTCCCGGTTCCGCATCCCCAGCCGCCGGGCCATGGCGCCGGACACGTCGGGCCAGCCGACCAGGACCACGTCGAACGCGTCGATCAAAGCGGCCGCCACCGTGGGCCAGAGGGCCGCCGGGGGAGGGGCGATCAGGATCAATCGCTCCAGGACCACGCCCAGCTCGGCCGCCGAGGCGACCCCCAGCGAGGGGATCCCCACCGCCGCTACCCACGATCCGGCTTTCGAAGCGCCGGCCGCCAGCGCCAGCGCCAGCGAGTTGGTCCCCGGCCCGCCCTGGACCGACAGGGTGAACCCCCGCTGTAGGCTGCCGAAGGGGAGGATCGATTCGAGGGCGGGCAGAAGGGGAAGGACGTGCTCGCCGGCCAGGGAAACCGGGCGTGCGAGCTCGGTTAGCTCGCCCAGCCGTTCTGCGGAAGTTATCCGAGCTGCGTCCATAGGGACCATGTATTATCGAACATATGTTCGATCCGGTCAAAGGTGGGAAAACAGGGGGAAACTATGCCGGAAGCCACAGGAACTTTTGCGGTTCACAACTGGGAGGGCGAGACCTACGAGGAGCACGAGGGCGCCGTTCTCAGCCGCGCCAGCCTCACCAAGACCTTCGAAGGGGACTTCCAGGGGACAAGCACTGCCGAGTTACTGCTGGCCGAGGCGAACAACGCCCGTGCCTACGTGGGTATGGAGAGGCTGGACGGCACCGTCGGAGGAGCCTCCGGGACGTTCGTGGTCATGCACTCGGCCAGCCAGGTCATGAACGGCAGCGAGTGGCTAAAGGTCGACATCGTCCCCGGATCGGGCACCGCCGGACTGACCGGCATCACCGGTTCCATGAAGATCACCGTCACCGAGGACGGCGGCCACACCTATCAACTGATCTACGAGGTGTAGCTAGCTCGCCTGCGGCTCCAGGATCTCCAGGACCTTCTCGGCCGGCCGGGCGATGACCGCCTTGTCGTCCACGATCACGATCGGGCGCTGGATCAGGATGGGGTGCTCCGTCATCGCGTTGATCAGCGTCTCGCGGTCGGCGGACGCCAGGTTCAACTCCTGGTAGACGGGTTCTTTGGCCCGCATCATCTCCTGGGGGTCGTCGATTCCGAGCAGGCCCATGACCTCTTCGATCTGCTCCCTCGAAGGAGCCTGGTCGAGGTAGTGGACGTAGTCGGCGCCGATGTTCCGGACCTCGAGGATGCCCTTGACGGTCTGGCAGTTGGTGCAGTCGGGATTAAAGAACACTGAGTTATTCATAACTCGATATTACCCACAGAACTCAGGTCAAACCCGCCGGAGAGCTTTTTGCCTACCGGCTGGCATGATGGAACGGAAGACTTTTCGCAGTAACGGCCCGGCGGGCGAAAGCGGAGGATCCATGCGCCAGGTGCCAAAGTTTTGAAGGGCCCGGTCAGTTCGCTCGGGCTCCGGGCCCGGGCAACCCTTGCCTGGGGCATCATCGCCCTCGTCCTGTCGGCGGCCCTGGCCACGTTTGCCTACCAGGTGACCCGAGACCAGCTCATCGAGGAGCGGCAGGAGAACGCCCTCACCCAGGGGTACCTGAACGCCCGGCTGGTCCGCAACACCCTCATGGCCGGCGAGCCGCAACTGAGCGAAGCCCTGTCGGCGGTGGGCGGCAGCGCCCAGTCCGTGGTCCTGACCCGGGTGGGCGGTGAGTGGTTCTCGGGGTCGGTCGGCATCGGCCCGAACAGCCTGCCGCCGTCGCTCAGCGGGGCGGTGGCGTCCGGGCGGGCAGCGCGGCAGCTGGTGGAGGTCGACGGGCGGCCCTTCGCCGGCATCGGGGTGGCCATCCCCGCCTTCAACGCCGGCTACTTCGAGCTGGTGCCGATGGACGACATCGACCGGACGCTCGACGGCCTGGCCCGGGGGCTTGCGCTGTCGGCCCTTGTCGCGACGCTGGCCGGAGCAGCGATCGGCTGGCTGGCGAGCGGCCGGATCCTGAAGCCCCTCCGGCAGTTCACCTCGGCCGCCGAGAGCATCGCCGAGGGCAGCTTCGACACCCGGATCAAGACCACCGACGACCGGGATCTTCGGGTCCTGGCGAGGAGCTTCAACCGGATGGCCGACGCAGTGCAGGAGCGAATCGACCGGGAGTCCCGGTTCACCTCCCAGGTCAGCCACGAGCTCCGCAGCCCGGTGGCGGCCCTTTTCTCCGCCATCAACGTCGCCCGCCGCCGGGCCACCAAGGCGACCGCGGGGACCCTGGACGAGATGGAGCGGCGGGTTGGAGACCTGCACCGGCTGGTAGAGGACCTGCTGGAGCTCTCCCGGGTCGAGGCCGGGGTCGCGGGCATGCAGATCGAGCCGGTCGACCCGGCGCAGCTGGCCCGAAGCCTGCTGGAGCGGATGGGCAAGTCGATGGTTCCGGTCGAGGTCGACGAAGGCGTTCCGTCGACTCTCCAGGCCGACCCGCGCCGGCTGGCGCAGATGCTGCAGAACCTGATCGACAACGCCGACCGTTACGGCGGGGGCGTCATGCGGATCCACATCACCGGCGAGGCCGGAAAGGTGCTGTTTGCAGTCGAGGACCACGGCCCAGGTGTCGCCGAACATGAGCGCAACTTCATCTTCGAGCGCTTCGCCCGGGGGGAGACCGCCGCCGTCGCAGGCCACAGCGGCGCCGGGCTCGGCCTGGCTCTGGTCACCGAGCACGCGATCCTGCACGGCGGGAGCGTGCGGCTGGAGGACCGGGAAGGCGGCGGCTCCCGTTTTGTCGTCGAGCTCCCGGAGGGTGGTCCGGCGTGAGGCGGCTGATCCTCATGCTGCTCGTCGCCGCCCTGGCCGGGTGCGGCGTGCCCACCGACGACGGGGCGGAAACAATGGACGACGTGCCCTTCGGGCTGCTCGACCCCCAGGCGTCCGAACCGGCCGATTCGGCCGCGCCTCCCGAGGGCCCGGCGGTGCAGATCTACCTGGTCGACGCCTCCGGGCAGCGGCTGGTACCGGTCGAGCGCCGGCTGGGAGAGGGCGAAGCTTCGCTGCCCGACGTAGTGGACGCACTCCTGGAAGGTCCCACCCGGACGGAGCGCCGGCAGGGGCTGAGCACCGCATTCGTCGACGACGACGCCGTCGGCGCCTCCGATCTCGTCGGAGGAGTTGCCAGCGTCGACCTGACCCAGCCGTTCACCGTGCTCGACGGGCCGACCCAGCGGCTGGCAATCGCCCAGATGGTTCTGACCCTCACCGGCCGCCCGGGTGTCGGCCGGGTGGCGTTCACCCTGCAGGGGCAGCCGATCGACATCCCCCGCGGTGACGGCACGCTGGCGCAGGGCTCGGTTGCCCGGGACAACTACCGCGAACTGCTTCCCGCAGCGCCCGCCTCCTGAGCCGGCTCAGGCGATCCGCAACAGCTCCCGGACCTCGTCCTGCCCCAACCTCATCTCGGCGGCGATCTCCTCTACCGAGGGTTCCCGCACCCTCTTGTGCCTAAGCTCGGTTTGAACCCTGAGCATCCGGTTCAGGTCCTCCGCTCTCGCCGCGGGGAGGCTGATCCTCAGCGTTTGGGCATCGAGGGCCCGCCTGATCGCGCGGTGCACTTCCCAGGTAGCGAAAGCCCCCAGACTGAATCCGAGCCCGGGCGGGTAGGTGTCCAGCGCCTTGAGGAGCCCAAGGTTGCCTTCGGCGACCAACGAGCCAAACGGCAGCCCCCGCCCCCGGTACTGCCCGGCTACCCGAACGACCGTTTTCTGGTTGGTCTCCATCAACAGCCTGCGGGCGGGCAGCTCTTCCGCCAGGCCACCACATTGGATCAGCTCGGCCAGGTAGGCCTCCCGCTTCTCGGATATTGCAGGTTCCCGGTCAACGCGAGCGAGATAGCCGTCCGGCATTTCCTCCTCGATATCCGGGCTTTCCTGGGAAGAGTCGGGTTCTTCGACGATCGCCGCCCCGGCGCCGCTGATTCGGCGGTAGACGTCCACGACCTGATCGCCATCCAGAGGCAGGTGGCCCAGGGATCGGGCGATTACATCGGCGTCTATACGGCCCGCTTCGGCGGCTTCGGAGACAAGGTGTTGGACTTCCGGCAGGTTTTCCATACGTTGACCCCCCATCAACAATGTCACCTACACAATGCCACCGAATCGCGGCGATTGCTTCTTGTGCCGGGCCCTGAGCCGATTGGGAGTCCGAGCGGTTCCGGCGGGGCTCGCCCTACTGCTGCACCCCGTTGTGGATGGCCCCCTGACCTTCATATAATTCGCCCCGGCACGTCCTCTCCAAGGGTCCCGGATGAAGCGCTTTGCCCCAAGTCTGACGCTCCTGATGCTGCTCTTCGCCTGCCGGCCGGAGGTCGGTTTCGAAGCCCCGATCTCACTGCCGATCCGCGTAGATGCAACCGATGCTTCCCGGGGTCCGTCGCTGATCAGCTTCTTCCCCCGAGACTCGGTCGCCCGGCCCGGCGACACGCTTGTCTTCGAGGTCGAGGGAGTTGGTGAGCCGCACGTAATCGCCATGGGCACTCTGGTAAACGAGGGACTGGCGGCGCTTGACCGGGTCAAGCCGGCCACGCTGAAGGAGTACTTCCTGGGAGAGCCGGAGGAGATGTACAAGCTGCCCAGCGTCTTCGCCGCGACCGCCGATTACAGGCCTGAGAACCAGGCTGCGGGCCAGCCATGCTTCCTCGACAGCGGCGATCCCCCGATGCCGGATCCATGTCCGGAGCGTGACCAGCCGGCATTCGACGGAACCCAGAGCTTCTACAGTAGCGGGATGTTGCGGGAGGGATCCGACTACCAGGTGCCGCTCGCCGAGGATCTGGCGCCCGGAACCTACCGGTTCATGTGCCTGATCCACCGAGGAACGATGAGTGGGCAGGTGAAGGTGGTCGGCGAGGAAACGGAGCGACCCGGCGCCGAAGATGCCTCCGCCCGGGCGCGTCGCGAGATCTCGACCTCCCTGGCCAACCTCGAGCCCGCAACTGCATCTGCAGGCTCGGCCACGTCCACAGATGCTGCTGCGGGGACCGAGTCGGGCAAGAGTCCCTTCGAGCTGGCGATGATTTTCGGCCCGGACGAGGTCACCATCCCGGCCGGCGACAGCATCACCTGGCGGTTCACCGTCTGTCACACCATCTCCTTCAACCCGCCGGCCGAGGCCTTCGGCGACCTCAAAAAGGAGAAGGACGGGTCCGTGAGGCTCAACCCGATGGCCTACACCCCGTCACAGGCCCCTCCGGTCCCGGCGCTCAGCTTCGATCCGAGCGCTCCGCCCCTGGATTTCGATGCGGGAACCTGGGACGGGAACGGGTTCTTCAACTCGGGGGGCATCTGTGCCCTGGCGAAGGAGGATTTCTCTTACAAGCTCACCTTTTCCCGCCCCGGCGATTACGAACTGCGGTGCCTGTTTCACCCGTTCATGCGAGGGACGGTCAAAGTTGTGGGCTAGCAGAAAACCCTTGTCCCACCACCCTCCGCTAAGTAAGAATCCGAGCCAGGTTCTATCCGGGCGGTCGGACGCAGGTTCATCGACATGGATGAGCGCGACGAGGTAGCGACAACCGAGGAGGAAACGGCCGAAGAAAAGGCCGACAGGCGGGCCGAAGACACGGCCGCCCCCACCTCGCCCCTCGACCGCTACTTCGGAATCACCGCCGCCGGTTCGTCGGTGAAGACCGAGGTCATCGCCGGCTTTACCACCTGGATGACCATGGCCTACATCCTGTTCGTGAACCCGTCGATCCTGGGAGCGGTCCCGGATCGGGACGGGCTCAGCCTGGCCTTCCCGCTGGTCCTGACTTCCACCGCACTGGCGGCCGCGGTCAGCACCCTGGCGATGGGGCTGATCGCCAAGTACCCGTTCGCGATCGCCGCCGGTCTGGGTCTGAACGCAGTTGTGGCGTTCCAGCTGGTGGCCGGCGGGGGGTTGAGCTGGCCGGAGGCGATGGGGGTGATCGTCACCGAGGGCCTGATCATCCTGGTCCTGGTCCTGACCGGGTTCCGGGAGGCGGTGATGAATGCCATCCCGCTTGCATTGAAACAGGCGATCGGGGTGGGAATCGGCCTGTTTATCGCCTTCATCGGGTTCATCAACGCCGGGTTCGTCGGCAAACCGGAGACCCCGACACTGCTGGTCGAGCTCGGCCGGGGAGGGGAGTTGCGGGGCCTGCCGGTGGCCGTGTTCGTGATCGGCCTGCTGCTCACCGCCTACCTGGTCGCCCGCGGGATCCGGGGAGCCCTGCTGATCGGCATCCTGGGGACCACGGTCTTCGCCATCCTGTTGAACGAGCTGTTCGCCGGCGGCAACGGGTGGCCCGAGTCGCTTCCTTCAGCCGCGCAGTTCCCGGAACGGGTCGTCGCGTTCCCGGCGGGTGAGAACTTCAGCCTGATCGGAGACTTCTCGTTCGGCTACTTCGGCCGGCTCGGGGCCATCGCCGCGATCCTGGCCGTGTTCACGATCATGCTTTCCGACTTCTTCGACACCATGGGCACCGTAGTCGGGCTGGGCGCCAAGGCCGGCTACCTCGACGCCGACGGCCGCCTCCCGCGGTCACGGCAGGTGCTGCTGGTCGACTCCGCTGCGGCGGCGGTCGGCGGCGCCTTCAGCGCCTCGTCGAACACCACCTACATCGAGAGCGCCTCCGGCATCTCCGAGGGCGGCCGGACCGGCCTCACGGCGACCGTGGTGGGCCTGTTGTTCCTGGTCTCGGTGTTCCTGTGGCCGCTGGCCGACGTGATCCCGCCGCAGGCCACCGCCCCGGCGCTGATCATCGTCGGCTTCCTGATGATGGAGATCATCCGGGAGATCCCGTTCGAGCGACACGAGTTGGGGATCCCCGCCTTCCTGACGATGGTCGTCATGCCGTTCACCTTCTCCATCACCAACGGGGTGGGTGCCGGCTTCGTGAGCTACACCGTGATCAAGCTGCTGAGGGGCGAAGCCCGGGACGTCCACTGGATGATGTACCTCTCCAGCGCGGCCTTCGTCATCTACTTCGCGATCTACTACGTGAGGTCCGCTTTCGGCGTCGGGTAGGAGTTCCGGGCTAGCGCGGCCAGAAGTCGGCGTTGGCGATCTCCAGCAGGTTGCCCGAGGGATCCCTGAAGTAGAACGACGACCCGAGCGGGCTCTTTCCGGTCTGGCCGGGCGGCCAGTCGACCTCCTCCAGGATCTCCACCCCTTCGGTCTCCAGGTGCGCCCGCCATGCCGCGTAGGCGGACATCGGGACCAGAAAGCAGACATGGCCCGGACCGGTGGCGCCGTGGGGCGGCAGGGAGCCCGGCTTACCGGTGGCCTCGGCGTCGAACAGCAAAAAGACGCTGGTCCCGGCTCGCAGGAAGATCTGACGGCCCGGTGTCTGGCCGACGACCTTCATGCCCATCACCTCGGAGTAGAAGCGGCGCGTCTCCTCCTCGTCGGTGTAGTAGAGGACGGTTTCGAGGACGCCCGACATCTCCGGCGCACCCACGGACCGATCTTTAGTGGACGCGCACTGCGAGGACGCAGATGTCGTCCTCCCGGCTGGCGGTCTTGAGCCGCCAGTCCAGGATCTGGCTGCACAACGTCTCAGGCGAAAGGTCGTCGAGGCTCTCCACGAACTCCCGGAGCGCATCCATGCCCTCGTCCAGGGTGTGGCCCCGCAGCTCCACCAGGCCGTCGGTGTACAGCAGGAGCGTAGTGCCGGGGCGCAGGAACTTGGACTCGGACTTGTACTGCCAGCCCGGATCGGCTCCGAGCAGCACGTCGCTGGCGTCGGGTAGCAGGAATGCGGTTTCCCCGATGCGGCACCGCAGAACGGCCGGGTGGCCGGCGTTCGTCCGGTTGATGATCCCGGTCTCCTCGTCCCAGACGGCGACGATGCAGGTGGCCGTCTCGTCCGGCTCCAGGCGGCACAACATCCGGTTGAGACGGGTGACGATGGTTTCCGGGGTCGGGTCCTCGTCGGCGAAGGCCCGGACTGCGTTGCGGAGCTGGGCCATTACGGCAGCCGACTGCAGGCCGTGTCCCCCGACGTCGCCGACCACAAGGCACATGCCCCGGTCGACCGGGAAGGCGTCGTACCAGTCGCCGCCCATGGGGGCGTCGAGAGCGGGAAGGTAGGTGGCTGCCAGCTCGAGGCGGGCACTCTGCGGCAGGACCGCCGGCAGGAAGGCCTCCTGCAGGACGTGGGCGTCCGCCTCCTCTTTGGCGGTCTGGTGGCCTCGATCCTGCTCGAAGATCGCCCGGTTCAGCGCCTGCGCTCCGAGCTCGGCGATCAGCTCCAGCCTGCGAACCTGCGTCTCTCGGAACTCCTGCGGAGCTTTCCACCCGAAGCCGATGCACCCCAGAGTTCTTCCCTCGGCGGTTACCAGCGGCACCGAAGCGGTCGCGCTGAGGGATGCAGCCACCGTCTCCGGGAGCATCACAGGGTATTTCTCCGCCGTCTCTTCGGCCGAGTGCAGCAGGACGGTGGTCCCGGTCCGCATTGCGTCGCACAGGGGGAGGTTCTCGGTGATGTGGAACTCTGCCCACCGGTCCGCCCACCGGGCTACCAGTGCCGGGTCGACGCTCACTCCGCTGACCACCCGCACGTAGTCCTGATCGGCATCGAGAACCGCCACATTGGAGAACGAGGCCCCGGCTGCCGCGGCGGCGTTGTCGGCAAGGGCGACCGCCACCTCGTACGGCGTCACGGCCGCCGAGAGAGCTATCGCGGTCCGCCAGATGGCGTGCTCGTTGACCGGTCCTTCGACATCGGGATAGGAGTCGACATCCGAAGCCGATAGCTTCATCTTTGGATCCGTCGGCGCGTCGGCGAATTCAGTGGACATGGGCGTACCTTACGCACTTCGTGGGGATGCCGTTTCTGGACGCCCGATCGCGGAGAAGGCTACACCTAAAGCGTACCTGCATTGGCGAGCCATTTGTCCACGGAATTTCCGGGGGCGGGTATCGTGGAGGGTAATTGAGCCCCTCCTTCCCCACCACCGTGCACCGGTACGGACCGCACCCGTCCCAGTTCGGCCATCTGAGCCTCCCGGCGTCGGAGCCTCCCCACCGCGCGGTGATCCTGTTGCACGGGGGGTTCTGGCACCGCCCCTGGGGCCTAGATCTGATGTTCGACGTCGCCGGCGACCTGTTGAGGCGAGGCCTGGCCGTGTGGAACCTGGAGTACCGCCGGGTCGGGGAGCCGGGCGGGGGCTGGCCGGGGACGTTCGACGACGTGCTTGCCGGGTTCGATGCGCTGGCCGGACTCCCCGAGGCGGCCGCACTGGACCTGTTTTCGATAGGGGCGGCCGGGCACTCTGCGGGCGGTCACCTGGCGCTCTGGCTGGCCGCGGAGCGGGGACCCAGGGCCGGGGGCGCTGCGGTTGTCACCGCGGCAGTGGGCCTGGCTGCCGTTCCCGACCTGCGTTATGCCTGGGAGTCCGGCACCGGCGATGGGGCCGTTGAGGCACTGCTCGGCGGACCGCCGCACGTGGTTGCCGAGCGGTACCGCTTCGCCTCCCCTGCCGAGCGCCTCCCGATCGGGGTCCGGCAGCTGCTCGTCCACGGGGAACGGGACCGGGTGGTGCCGCCCGGCCTGAGCAGGCGTTATGTCGCAGAGGCCAGGGCCTCCGGGGACCAAGCCGCAGTGCAGATCGTTCCGAAGACAGGGCACATGGATGTCATCAAACCGGCCGGTTCTTCGTGGCAATTCGCCGCCGGCTGGCTGCAAACGGTAAACACCGGACCGATTTGATGGGAAGATCGAAGGTATGACGCTCGCCGCCCAACTCGCCACTGCGTCGAGCTCCAGCCAGAATTTCGCAGACTTCGACGTCCCGGCGTCGATCTGGGTCTTCTTCACCGTGGGAATCACGACGCTTTTGTTGCTCGACCTCCTCCTGGTGCACCGCAAGCCGCACGTGATCACCTTCCGCGAAGCGGCTATCGAGAGCATCGTCTGGATCTCCATCGGCGTCAGCTTCACCGCGGTGATGTTCTGGTGGCAGGGGGGACAGGCGGCGGGGGAGTACATCGCCGGCTACCTCATCGAGAAGAGCCTTTCGGTGGACAACGTGTTTGTCTGGGCGGTGCTGTTCTCGTTCTTCGCCGTACCGGCGAAATACCAGTTCCGAGTGCTGTTCTTCGGCGTTTTCGGAGCACTGGTCCTGCGTGCGGTCTTCATCTTCGCCGGCGTGGCGCTGATCGAGCGCTTCGACTGGATCCTCTACGTCTTCGGCGCCTTCCTGGTTTTCACGGCGTTCAAGATTGCCCGGCACTCCGACAACGAGGTCCATCCGGAGCGCAACCCTGTCCTAAAGCTGGTCAGAAAGGTCATACCGACCACCACGGAGTACCACGGCCAGAAGCTGTTCACGATCGAGAACGGCCGCCGGATGGCCACCCCGCTGTTCACCGTGCTGGTGATGGTGGAGGCGACCGACGTGCTGTTCGCCGTCGACTCCGTCCCGGCGATCCTGGCGGTCAGCCGCGAGCCTTTCATCGTGCTGTCGTCCAACGCCTTCGCGATCATGGGCCTGCGGTCGCTCTACTTCCTGCTGGCCGGGATGGCCGACCGGTTCCGCTACCTGAACATCGGCCTGGGTGTGATATTGGGCTTCGTGGGCGTGAAGATGCTCATCTCAGGCTTCTACCACATGCCCGTTGCCATCTCGCTGGCGGTTATCGCTCTGGTTCTGGCGGTGACCATCGTCGCTTCCCTGAAAGCCGACAAGCGGGACGGGCCGTCGGCACCACAACCGGACGTGCCGGACGAAGAGTCCGATCTGCCCGCAACCTAGATAGTTCGGTGCGTGAGCTGGTGGTGCTCGGGACGGCCGGGCAGGTGCCCACCAGGGATCGCAACGTCAACGGCTACCTGCTTCGATGGGACGACGAGTCCCTGCTCTTCGACCCGGGCGAGGGGACCCAGCGCCAGATGCTGCTGGCCGGCGTCAAGGCGTCGTCGATCACCAGAATCTTCTTGACCCACTTTCACGGCGACCACTGCCTCGGCCTGCCCGGCGTGGTTCAGCGGCTTGCGCTCGACGGCGTGACCCGGCCGGTCGGCCTCTACTACCACGCCTCGGGGCACGGGTACCTGGAACGGCTGCTGGGATCGTCCGCCCACTTCAACCGCCCGCCGGTGGAGTTGCGGCCGGTGCAGGATCCCGGGATGGGCGATGCCGGGCCGCCGTTTTCGGTCACCGCCGGGCGGCTGGAGCACAACGTCCCTGTGTGGGGCTGGCGGATCGAGGAGCCGGACGGCCGCCGCATGCTTCCCGAACGGCTGGCCGAGTTCGGCATCGTCGGCCCCGCGATCGGAGAGCTCCAGCAGAACGGCTCGTTGACGGCGGGGGGCCGGACAGTGACCATGGAAGAGGTGAGCGAGGTCCGGCCGGGGCAGTCTTTTGCCTTCATCATGGACACCCGCATCTGTGACGCCGCAGTGGACCTGGCCCGGGGCGCCGACATGCTGGTCACGGAGTGCACCTATCTGAGCGACCAGGAGGAGCTGGCTGCGCGGTACGGCCACCTGACGGCAGCCCACGCGGCTACCATCGCCCAAAGGGCGGGGGCCCGGCTCCTGGTCTTGACGCACTATTCGCAGCGTTATGCCGACACGGCCCCCCTTCTGGCGGAGGCGCAGGCCATCTTCCCGGACACGGTTGCCGCCATGGATCTGCAGACCATCCCCGTACCGACCAGGCTCTGATTCGTTAAACCGACTCGCTCACCGAGCTCATGTGGAAGTC
This window encodes:
- a CDS encoding TerC family protein, giving the protein MTLAAQLATASSSSQNFADFDVPASIWVFFTVGITTLLLLDLLLVHRKPHVITFREAAIESIVWISIGVSFTAVMFWWQGGQAAGEYIAGYLIEKSLSVDNVFVWAVLFSFFAVPAKYQFRVLFFGVFGALVLRAVFIFAGVALIERFDWILYVFGAFLVFTAFKIARHSDNEVHPERNPVLKLVRKVIPTTTEYHGQKLFTIENGRRMATPLFTVLVMVEATDVLFAVDSVPAILAVSREPFIVLSSNAFAIMGLRSLYFLLAGMADRFRYLNIGLGVILGFVGVKMLISGFYHMPVAISLAVIALVLAVTIVASLKADKRDGPSAPQPDVPDEESDLPAT
- a CDS encoding GerMN domain-containing protein, which encodes MRRLILMLLVAALAGCGVPTDDGAETMDDVPFGLLDPQASEPADSAAPPEGPAVQIYLVDASGQRLVPVERRLGEGEASLPDVVDALLEGPTRTERRQGLSTAFVDDDAVGASDLVGGVASVDLTQPFTVLDGPTQRLAIAQMVLTLTGRPGVGRVAFTLQGQPIDIPRGDGTLAQGSVARDNYRELLPAAPAS
- a CDS encoding sigma factor, which gives rise to MENLPEVQHLVSEAAEAGRIDADVIARSLGHLPLDGDQVVDVYRRISGAGAAIVEEPDSSQESPDIEEEMPDGYLARVDREPAISEKREAYLAELIQCGGLAEELPARRLLMETNQKTVVRVAGQYRGRGLPFGSLVAEGNLGLLKALDTYPPGLGFSLGAFATWEVHRAIRRALDAQTLRISLPAARAEDLNRMLRVQTELRHKRVREPSVEEIAAEMRLGQDEVRELLRIA
- a CDS encoding alpha/beta hydrolase — encoded protein: MSPSFPTTVHRYGPHPSQFGHLSLPASEPPHRAVILLHGGFWHRPWGLDLMFDVAGDLLRRGLAVWNLEYRRVGEPGGGWPGTFDDVLAGFDALAGLPEAAALDLFSIGAAGHSAGGHLALWLAAERGPRAGGAAVVTAAVGLAAVPDLRYAWESGTGDGAVEALLGGPPHVVAERYRFASPAERLPIGVRQLLVHGERDRVVPPGLSRRYVAEARASGDQAAVQIVPKTGHMDVIKPAGSSWQFAAGWLQTVNTGPI
- a CDS encoding GAF domain-containing SpoIIE family protein phosphatase, which gives rise to MSTEFADAPTDPKMKLSASDVDSYPDVEGPVNEHAIWRTAIALSAAVTPYEVAVALADNAAAAAGASFSNVAVLDADQDYVRVVSGVSVDPALVARWADRWAEFHITENLPLCDAMRTGTTVLLHSAEETAEKYPVMLPETVAASLSATASVPLVTAEGRTLGCIGFGWKAPQEFRETQVRRLELIAELGAQALNRAIFEQDRGHQTAKEEADAHVLQEAFLPAVLPQSARLELAATYLPALDAPMGGDWYDAFPVDRGMCLVVGDVGGHGLQSAAVMAQLRNAVRAFADEDPTPETIVTRLNRMLCRLEPDETATCIVAVWDEETGIINRTNAGHPAVLRCRIGETAFLLPDASDVLLGADPGWQYKSESKFLRPGTTLLLYTDGLVELRGHTLDEGMDALREFVESLDDLSPETLCSQILDWRLKTASREDDICVLAVRVH
- a CDS encoding DUF3224 domain-containing protein — protein: MPEATGTFAVHNWEGETYEEHEGAVLSRASLTKTFEGDFQGTSTAELLLAEANNARAYVGMERLDGTVGGASGTFVVMHSASQVMNGSEWLKVDIVPGSGTAGLTGITGSMKITVTEDGGHTYQLIYEV
- a CDS encoding VOC family protein encodes the protein MGAPEMSGVLETVLYYTDEEETRRFYSEVMGMKVVGQTPGRQIFLRAGTSVFLLFDAEATGKPGSLPPHGATGPGHVCFLVPMSAYAAWRAHLETEGVEILEEVDWPPGQTGKSPLGSSFYFRDPSGNLLEIANADFWPR
- a CDS encoding NCS2 family permease — translated: MDERDEVATTEEETAEEKADRRAEDTAAPTSPLDRYFGITAAGSSVKTEVIAGFTTWMTMAYILFVNPSILGAVPDRDGLSLAFPLVLTSTALAAAVSTLAMGLIAKYPFAIAAGLGLNAVVAFQLVAGGGLSWPEAMGVIVTEGLIILVLVLTGFREAVMNAIPLALKQAIGVGIGLFIAFIGFINAGFVGKPETPTLLVELGRGGELRGLPVAVFVIGLLLTAYLVARGIRGALLIGILGTTVFAILLNELFAGGNGWPESLPSAAQFPERVVAFPAGENFSLIGDFSFGYFGRLGAIAAILAVFTIMLSDFFDTMGTVVGLGAKAGYLDADGRLPRSRQVLLVDSAAAAVGGAFSASSNTTYIESASGISEGGRTGLTATVVGLLFLVSVFLWPLADVIPPQATAPALIIVGFLMMEIIREIPFERHELGIPAFLTMVVMPFTFSITNGVGAGFVSYTVIKLLRGEARDVHWMMYLSSAAFVIYFAIYYVRSAFGVG
- a CDS encoding ArsC/Spx/MgsR family protein, yielding MNNSVFFNPDCTNCQTVKGILEVRNIGADYVHYLDQAPSREQIEEVMGLLGIDDPQEMMRAKEPVYQELNLASADRETLINAMTEHPILIQRPIVIVDDKAVIARPAEKVLEILEPQAS
- a CDS encoding HAMP domain-containing sensor histidine kinase, with translation MKGPVSSLGLRARATLAWGIIALVLSAALATFAYQVTRDQLIEERQENALTQGYLNARLVRNTLMAGEPQLSEALSAVGGSAQSVVLTRVGGEWFSGSVGIGPNSLPPSLSGAVASGRAARQLVEVDGRPFAGIGVAIPAFNAGYFELVPMDDIDRTLDGLARGLALSALVATLAGAAIGWLASGRILKPLRQFTSAAESIAEGSFDTRIKTTDDRDLRVLARSFNRMADAVQERIDRESRFTSQVSHELRSPVAALFSAINVARRRATKATAGTLDEMERRVGDLHRLVEDLLELSRVEAGVAGMQIEPVDPAQLARSLLERMGKSMVPVEVDEGVPSTLQADPRRLAQMLQNLIDNADRYGGGVMRIHITGEAGKVLFAVEDHGPGVAEHERNFIFERFARGETAAVAGHSGAGLGLALVTEHAILHGGSVRLEDREGGGSRFVVELPEGGPA